From the genome of Papaver somniferum cultivar HN1 unplaced genomic scaffold, ASM357369v1 unplaced-scaffold_10, whole genome shotgun sequence:
TTtttaatgtttccattatctctgGCACTTGAACTAGAAGAAAAAATCGTATGTTGGTCTCATCGGAATAGTTATCATGCTCAACCATGGTATTATGATCATCCCCGTTGAAAAGTTTGTCGAAgtattttctccatcttttacTTATCTTGTCATCCTTCACCAAAAGTCGTCTGCTTTCGTCTTTGATGCATTTAATTTTGTTGAAGTATCCTGTCTTACACTCTCGAAGTTTTGTTGTCATATAAATGCTCTTCTTGCTCTCTTTCATGCTCCGCCCTGAACACCCAACATAAACTTGAGATGAAGTTTTATTTCATTCAATAACTCATTTTTGAACATGCCTCGTACGAAAAATACCGGTGTTAGATAGCCACAATTATGTCAACTATATGTTCTCTTAGCTTTCCCGTTATGGATTCTACATTCTATTTATCTAAACTAGTCCAACTTACTTTGCGGCTAGCTTTCTTGCCCCTTGCACTTGTCGAGTAACGAAGACCCTCATTCATTTGTCAGTACATCCAGATGTTATGTAACATGCCACTAATAGGTGAAAGTTCCGTCCCTTGCTCATTTAACGAAAAACACAAGCCACTAAATAGATGACAACCCAACCTTTACTCTATGACACCGTACTCAGTTATGGTATTGCGCGTCCCTAAATGGCTAAATGGGTTACGCCCACAAAGCAAAAGACGAGCCACTAAATAGATGACGACCCAACCCTTACTCGTATAACACCATTTTTTTTCTACGATATTGCGCGTCCCTAAAAGGGTTAAGACCCCGGCGAAAAAACTATGGATATGGATGGTCCTTTTGCAAAAGTAGATAAATGCTGTTATATTTAGGAAAGAAGACACTAGTCATAACATTGTTAAACAAATATAGATTGTAGCTTAAATCTACCAGGCCAAATTAATTGGATATACCAAATGAGGCAAAATAAGATCATTTCGAAGTAAAACACAAAACCCCTTAGCCACGTATTTACAAAAATGGTTAATTTATCCTTGATTAATTAATACTAATAAATTTGATTAGGTTATTCATTTAGTAAGTTAATTAattgattaaaattttgaaattaagttttattttagattgaactAATGGATTATATGGGtagatttttgagtttttttttttttcttgagaattctatttgtaacggaaatgaaatcgtactacccaaacacttataaATATGGAATTGTAAAGCTGTTGGGCgatttcatactcaaaattacaAAAGGAATCAACACTTTCAATTCTAAAACTAtaaaaaagtcggcaaggtcgacaaaaaaataccCAGCCGACTATAGGATTTTCGGCACACAGAGAAAAGTGTTTAGAAATGCATGATTAGtaggcaaggtattaatttcataacctgccgactaaactatagtcggcaaggtattaatttcgtAACTTTCTGATTaaaatatagtcggcaaggtatggGGATGGATACCGTGTCGACCCTGTAACTgataatttcagagatgaaaagtcgtcaCGGTATTCAACCTTATACCATGCCgacaaaaaaataccctgccgacttttgattcgttttgattcttcctgtttctcttttttttttttttctttttgatctcatcatgtatagttagagttttgaagaaagattctgaattttttttgaatatgtTTTAATCGGCATGGTTGTTTTATTATATCAATAGTATGGATAATTTGGTCTTTTTAATACCTTTTAGACACCTCTTAGCACACTAATTTGGATGGGAACAAAATGAATAATACCCAATTAACCTGGGTATACCCTAATCTAGTCATGTAAATCTATGCAATCTTGAAACATTTGCATTAAGATATCGTTAATAAATATTTCTTTGACTCATGTTCCAATGTAGATAAATAATGATCCTGTCAGGCATGGCATCTTGCAGCTCCACGCAAACATAAAGGACTTTCTCAGAACATGTTCATTTTTCCCCATAACAGggattttattcttcttttcatttctttAGGTAATTACAGCCATCTGATCTACAACAGAGATTGTTCGTGGTTAGATCATACTCATTTTAAATTGAAAAATGGCACCATTGTTGGTGTACAGTTTGACAGCAATACACTGATAAAACACTAGAGGCATAAATTGCAGGAAACCAAGATTTTTTCCAAGTAAATCAGAGTCTTGTCTAGTTTCCATAATGCTTTTCAGGAGTAAAAAAATTTAAGAGCTTCACTGTGATAGATACTCTGCAAGACAGGAAAAAAACCCCACATGGGTTCACTGCAATTTTCATGTCATCATCTTGTTTTAGCTGTTTGGGATCTCACTCTGATACATCACAATCATAAACAAATGCTCTAAATTTCTACACTGTTTCCCTTTACCAACATTACACTGCTATCCTTTTCTCAGTCAAACAAGGACTAAACACCAAATCTTTACAATCAATGGACCACAGCATTCTATGCACTTTGTACTAACAACAAATAgactctttctttatttggggtTCCATCTCTTTACTTCATTGGGGTCCTAAAAACGAAGGACTTTGGCATTGTTCTTCATTGGGGTTCCTAAAAACAAAGGACATTGTTATCTAGAAATGATGGTTGTTGCAAGGAAAACAACCACATGAAGTAGTATGGTCAGAGATGTAGTAAGAAGAGTTTTGTAGTTGTTGGTTCTTGAGTATCATCTTTTGTGCTTGTTCTGTGGCTTTCTGAACTTGTTGTgagtgttgaatttgtgcttcatttctcaattcttctgcTTTTCTATGAACAATTGCCATTCGTTTCATTATCTTCTCTTCTAAATTTGATCTCATTCTTTGTATTTTCACCTGTTTCACCATAATTAAACCAACAACACCAAAAAATAAGCACACTGTTGAGAATTGAGATGCTAAAAATGCAAGCAGAATACGCTAGACTGGTGATACATATCCACGTGTTCAGGACCTCCGCCTTGTCAAGTCTCTTTTcggttttagagtttgttttattGGGATCTTAGACAACAACATCACATGAACATGGAAGCTTTCATTGACTTGAAATGGAATTATTAAAGCATGGGCATGGTTAAATATATCATAGTTTTTGTCTTTCGGATAAGAATGGAGACAAATCAAGAACAATAAAGTAAATAAGAAGAAGATAGGAGAGGAAGAAAAAGATGAGTATGTTGACAAATTTTTGGGGCTCGATGAGGAAACAGACAGACTTTTTAACTACTCAAGAATTAACATAATAATAGAGCCATTGGGTGTTTGTCTCTAAATCTGGTTAAAGAAGAGGTAAGTGTTGTCAATGTCATGTGCCAATGCACCAAATCTGTTCAATCTTGAAACTCTTTAGCAATGAACAAAAACAAAGTCATAGACTAGTTCATGAGATCTTTAAGTTCTTCTAATGCCTGCCCCTAATGGACTTTTACTGCCTGTATTGTAATGTGAAATATAGATTCATTCTAAATATCGGAATTTCAAAGAAACAAGTAGTAATTGCACATTCATGAAGAAAACAGTAGGTATGCGAGTCAACGTTGAAGCATATTACAAATGTGTGCTTTAAACTTCAACCATTTGCGCCTTTGGTGACCTCATGCATGATCAATGTAGATGTTATATGTAAGATCCTAAGGCATTTCCTATGTTTTTTGGCCAACATTGGGGACAAATTATATAATTACTAATATTGTCGGAATTTAACTCAAAATCAATAACAAATGTTTTGTAAGTAAAATGCCATGGATGCTATTGGAAACCATAAACAGTAAAAACTGCTTAAACAAGGAAACTTCCATTGAAAGTACCTCAAGCTTTTTGGATTGAGCTTCTGCTTTCGCACTTTGGAGGTTTACCCAAGCTTGTATTTTTGCTTCTTCCCTTTGATACCTGCAAGAACAAGCATATTACTATCCAACTTGGACAAATTTACCACAAGTGATAAAATAGACATAGTAATTAGTAAtgcaaagaaaaatgtaaaattgAAACTAACCTGCTACAGCATttcgttctttcttcttcttcccatgaAGCAGCTTTAACTTCAATTGCATTATTATGCTTCCTAGATCCACCACAATTAAACGTACTATCGAAATGTCTCAAACTCTTggaaatctcttcttcttcctcctctctcGAGCTCCACTTCGACGTAACCGAATCAAACTGAGTCCCCATTTCAAGTTTTGCAAAATGATGCTCTGAAATATCTATGTTGGTACTAGTCCTTTTGGGTGTCGCTAACAATCCTGACCTATCTTGTGGCGTATTATGTCTAGCAGGAGAAGCAATCTTGAAAGGGGTATGACATCTAGAAGTTGTTGAACTTGCTAACGGAGTCATTTCTGTCCCAACATCTCTATGTTGAATTTGCGGAACCATTTCCGTTCCAGCATCTTTCATTGATTCACAAGCTGAATTTCGAAACAAGAATCCTTCTTTCGATGGTTCCGAATATCTGAAGTTTGGGAATATTGCTGCTGGCTCTATATTGTTTGTAAACTTATCTGCATTATTCAAAAACTACATTTAGTGCAAACAAAATTTCCAGTAACAAATTTCTAGGGGCATTGCCCCAAGAGATTTTATTGACTCCTCTTTAGTGCTAAAATGCCTCCTCCCCAACGCATCAATCCAGTGATGGAATTAGCCTTGGGGGGGCTATTGCCTGttggaacatgtaatttgtaatgCTGAGAAGATTCTAGAATCCATCAAATCATATCATCTGAAAATTCATGTGAAGCAGATAAAAGAAACAGTGAGAGCTAGAGAGATAAGTGCAAGTCCAAGTGACTTTCCTGTAAGAAATTGAGTGAGCCAAAGTTGCGACATTAAAGTTCCATTGTATCACTTTCATTTCcaattaatataagcctcacttATCATTCAATTAACCAATCTTTGTTTCTTAAATcatttctacaaacccatctcacttccgcattgcgccaacaaatttggtatcagagcttcaAAACATTTCagtttctaacatggtatcagagcgggttcGATCCAAATGGGCGCTAAAGTTTCCGCTACAAGCTGAAGGTGATAATTACgcacaatagaagatgcaaggtaCGTCTCAACTATCCAAGTTCACTACTTATTTTACAACCCCCAATAGAATCTAGTTATCACCCAATTCTAAGTTtagaaaaatatgaaaagaacATAGCAGCTCGTGAAGTTGAAGTAGTTCCTAGAAATGATAAGTCTCCATATAACATAAAATACAGGTAAGAAATGTATAAGTTTCACCTCCTtccattaaagaaaaataaataacaaaaataagaagaGAAGTTTCCATCCTTGCAGGAGATGCACCAGAGAGTGCCTTTCTAAAGAAAATTTGAGGGAAGAGCATCAAAGAAATGCCTCCTCAAATAACAGAGATGGCAAAAATGAGAGTCATCCTGTAAAAATATTCTACTCATAAAGTTGAGTGGGCGGAACCTCTGAACCTACTATGGTCAAGTTTCGTGAAAGGCGAGGAATATCAACAGAAGGCAAAGCCTCTAAATTTAAGACTGTCAAGTTCGGTCTAAAccgtgaaggagaaggagataaTTAGCACAAGACAGAGGTTCTGAATCTACAAGGAACAGGCTGCGAAAATGCCAGGTCAACAAAGAAGATCTAAAACAAGATATGGAGACACTACGAAGGCGAGCTGGTTTCAATGTGACGATAAGCCCGAAATGAATACACTACGAGCAAGAGAAGCCAAGAGCTATCAAGAGATTGGGTGAAGAACAAATTGGACGCTAAGCCAATtacaaattaagagggggtgttggaacatgtaatttgtaatgCTGAGAAGATTCTAGAATTCTGCACATAAGTTTAGCAAAGTCTTGTAGTGTCAACTACCAAGAGCTAGTCAATGGTAATTTGTAATACAAGAAACATCTAGAAACTACAAGGCCTAAGGATGTACGGCCGGTGGAGAAGACTCTAGAGAGTCGGTTAGTGCAAACAAAGTTTGCTACTGTTTGAAGTCTAGATAAAGCTAGAAAAGTCTGTCGGTTATAATAGGATATTACCTAGTGAATATTCTAGAGAAATGTAGAGCTTGTAATGAAG
Proteins encoded in this window:
- the LOC113326595 gene encoding uncharacterized protein LOC113326595; the encoded protein is MDLKTTSKYYQAPPPSSATPLEYNKKNEGENPFDDTFSAVDPLCKLNLKETSDFVKSFPMNTKRDGSVNSVQSNNRMRLIEAPPTPGRPVFSFSNSTGNHHSRKGFPSKWDNAEKWIISTHDSPAHPFVKPSPVFQQKSEIFSEKSVNVKSFDQPTTTTVSVSAFHGGGAAPGTEVLLKDKFTNNIEPAAIFPNFRYSEPSKEGFLFRNSACESMKDAGTEMVPQIQHRDVGTEMTPLASSTTSRCHTPFKIASPARHNTPQDRSGLLATPKRTSTNIDISEHHFAKLEMGTQFDSVTSKWSSREEEEEEISKSLRHFDSTFNCGGSRKHNNAIEVKAASWEEEERTKCCSRYQREEAKIQAWVNLQSAKAEAQSKKLEVKIQRMRSNLEEKIMKRMAIVHRKAEELRNEAQIQHSQQVQKATEQAQKMILKNQQLQNSSYYISDHTTSCGCFPCNNHHF